Genomic window (Magnolia sinica isolate HGM2019 chromosome 6, MsV1, whole genome shotgun sequence):
AAATTGTTAACCCTTAAGTACGATGATTCAATTATaagtaaatatatttatatttttttatatgaagTTTTACCTTAAATATTTGCCGAAGATGTCGGTGTGTTCTGATATCTTGGACATTTTGATCAAATGATGGAGTGACAATCATTTCTTTGGCAAATTTTAGCATAGCAAATAATACCTCATGAAAGTACTTATGCACCGTTTGTGTTGAATGTACAAATCGATTTCTTACCAATCTATTCCGAAGGTTATGACTAATTGTCATTATAAACATGGCAATCTTTTCCTCGAGTGATACATATCTACTATCAAATAACCACCTTCGAATGCGAAACAAGTTACACAAACTATTGAATGTATCTTTCTCCATTCTAAACAATTCATAGCAAACTGAAGATGGACCATCTAGCAATTCTTTCACAAAATATGATCCAGGTAATGCAGGAGAACTTGCTTGTATTCTGTTGGTAAACGTCTCTAAATAATTAAATACAGCTTTAATACAATAATCTTCAATAATTTCTTCTGTTCATTTGTTAATGCCATAATTCTGTCAATATCGAAAGTAAAGACTTCAATTAGATGTTTAAACAATTAACTAGTTAAGATTAACAAATCTCTTAAATATCTTATATCGACAAAAATCGATATGCTCTATATAAAAATCTTCAGCATATCGATAAATCAAGAGTTACAGTGGAATTAAAGACATGTGAAAGAAATAAAACTATTAaactaatattaaaattattcaaACTGAACAGCACTAATATAAAGTCTATAAGCAAAGCTAATGTCAAaacattaaagaaaaagaaataaaactaatgtaaaaaatgtgaaaaaataaaCCACACACTAATCTAAAGTCTCTATCCAAAGCTTcatatcctcttcttcttctagaaGGATCCACACTTCTCTGTTCTCCTTCTTCTGGGTAAACGATTTTAGAGCTTTAAAGTATAATGGATCTGGTCTTCTTATTGATAACATGCTGTTTAATTTCATTAAACATTCTTTGATAGTGGGTCCTTCTGCATCTGTCTTTTCCAACTGATGTATGAGTGCATCTACGCTGCTTTGGATATCCTTCTTCCTATTTGGTTTGTGTCGTTTGCGTTGATGAGCTTCTAAATCGACAAGCGGTGCCTGTTGGCATTCTTTAGTAGCTGAATTTATATTAACATTGAGATTGCCtaaattgatttcattttcaCTCATAGGTGTATTTGAAGGTATTTGAGATGACGACCCAAAATACTCCTCGAGAAGATTGTCGCTATGTGTTGTGTAGGCTTCAGCACCAgttgcaacaaaaccttcaaataaggccctcaATTCGTTCTCAAATGATAGTGGTCTATTTCGAAATTGAGCTGCATTCTTATTT
Coding sequences:
- the LOC131249720 gene encoding uncharacterized protein LOC131249720; protein product: MTSRDSGRARWSDLEKKIFIDCCLEEAHKGGRSGSSLTKQAWNKLIIELKKRTGKEFNQKQLKNLWDYLKVQYTAWIKLISITGHGYNALTGQFDWPEERWDEYIKANKNAAQFRNRPLSFENELRALFEGFVATGAEAYTTHSDNLLEEYFGSSSQIPSNTPMSENEINLGNLNVNINSATKECQQAPLVDLEAHQRKRHKPNRKKDIQSSVDALIHQLEKTDAEGPTIKECLMKLNSMLSIRRPDPLYFKALKSFTQKKENREVWILLEEEEDMKLWIETLD